One genomic window of Etheostoma spectabile isolate EspeVRDwgs_2016 chromosome 5, UIUC_Espe_1.0, whole genome shotgun sequence includes the following:
- the LOC116689515 gene encoding natterin-3: protein MLQAASLHEEPVEMRWCVAGVLVVLQLCSPAVLSASLLYVSKVQDGKNNPAPWLNPTLGDVVPSRELTKPPQIREIPETETSSHSSPMFGEHANLKWVTWSGSLPNGAVAIFNGYTERTDYVCKVNCESGFYTPSKGNFCQYAYADKEYASSKFEMLVNVDHFEFLQWVEDSYGSVPSYAIKTCPNSDIYVGKNKYGLGKVVTQHEAFFLPWEGSEYWYKKYQVLAINRDSYSQHISHVEYLIDQMELFHHPPEALKLTKVTNLECTSVAKTVNLEKTSSVAKTWDIGRETRNGTISTMKAKVPILGPGTVDYTKEQTVTFSEGTSIVESISHSVSVELVVPPNHSCTVRMDGRKMTADIPYTGRLSRTNHNGETHWTYITGTYDGVSVGEISAVVERCQPVTDAVPCSPTQG, encoded by the exons ATGCTGCAGGCAGCGTCACTGCATGAGGAACCTGTCGAG ATGAGGTGGTGCGTCGCTGGTGTCTTGGTGGTGCTGCAGCTCTGCAGCCCGGCGGTGCTGTCCGCCTCGCTGCTCTACGTCTCCAAGGTGCAGGACGGCAAGAACAACCCAGCA CCATGGCTGAACCCCACACTGGGAGACGTTGTCCCCTCCCGTGAACTCACCAAGCCTCCTCAAATCAGAGAGATCCCAGAAACTGAGACCTCCTCACATTCCTCACCCATGTTTGGTGAACACGCCAACCTCAAGTGGGTGACGTGGAGCGGCTCCCTCCCAAACGGCGCCGTCGCTATCTTCAACGGCTACACCGAACGCACCGACTACGTGTGCAAAGTCAACTGCGAGTCTGGCTTCTACACTCCCAGCAAAGGGAACTTCTGCCAGTACGCGTACGCTGACAAAGAGTACGCATCCTCCAAGTTTGAAATGCTGGTCAACGTTGACCACTTTGAGTTCCTGCAATGGGTTGAAGATTCGTACGGGTCGGTCCCCAGCTACGCCATCAAAACCTGTCCCAACTCCGACATATATGTGGGCAAAAACAAGTACGGTCTTGGCAAAGTGGTGACCCAACACGAGGCCTTCTTCCTTCCCTGGGAGGGCAGTGAGTACTGGTACAAGAAATACCAGGTTCTCGCTATCAACAGAGACAGCTACAGCCAGCACATCTCTCACGTGGAGTATCTCATCGACCAGATGGAGCTGTTCCACCATCCTCCGGAGGCCCTGAAGCTCACCAAAGTCACCAACCTCGAGTGCACATCTGTGGCGAAGACTGTGAACCTGGAGAAGACTAGTTCGGTGGCAAAGACCTGGGACATTGGCAGAGAGACGCGCAACGGCACCATCTCCACCATGAAGGCCAAAGTGCCCATCCTCGGCCCGGGGACCGTGGACTACACCAAGGAGCAGACGGTGACCTTCTCAGAGGGAACCAGCATAGTGGAGTCCATCAGTCACTCCGTCTCCGTGGAGCTGGTGGTCCCGCCCAACCACTCCTGCACCGTGAGGATGGACGGCAGGAAGATGACGGCAGACATCCCCTACACTGGCAGGCTGAGCAGGACCAACCACAACGGAGAAACCCACTGGACGTACATCACAGGCACGTACGACGGCGTGAGCGTGGGCGAGATCAGCGCCGTGGTGGAGAGGTGTCAGCCGGTGACAGACGCTGTTCCCTGCTCCCCAACCCAAGGCTGA
- the LOC116689878 gene encoding LOW QUALITY PROTEIN: natterin-3-like (The sequence of the model RefSeq protein was modified relative to this genomic sequence to represent the inferred CDS: inserted 1 base in 1 codon) yields the protein MKQQSVLLLLALLALSSASLQDIVKKSSQHRKVSLLNPELEGVEPEPTGNVVSGPLNPADLEQQQDLPSAYMFGDNVNLEWLTWGGSVPNGAVAIYNGYTQRTDYVCKYKCEAGFYNPSLGPYCRYPYGNREYYAPEFEILANKDNFEFLEWKDGSYGSVAQHSVGTXPGAGIYVGKNKYGLGKVVPQFEAFFLPWEGDEYWYKKYQVLAINRDVYSQQITDVKYAIDEVAIFQYPPETMRISGVTNNDCQTVVKTVTISKTTEVETTWNIGRSTMLGVTGSITAKIPFIGSGGIELGAEKTLQFSRGTTVVESLSHSVSVELSIPPNHSCKVRMEGRKFKADIPYTARLSRTYRNGETQWTSISGKYDGVQIGEVRAVVDRCEPVADAKPCP from the exons ATGAAGCAGCAGTCcgtgttgttgctgctggccCTGCTGGCTCTGTCCTCAGCCAGTCTGCAGGACATCGTGAAGAAGAGCTCACAGCACAGGAAAG tttccttacTGAACCCAGAGCTGGAGGGTGTGGAGCCTGAACCAACTGGCAATGTGGTGTCGGGTCCTCTAAATCCTGCTgacctggagcagcagcaggatcTCCCTTCCGCCTACATGTTCGGTGATAACGTCAACTTGGAGTGGCTGACATGGGGCGGCTCTGTGCCCAACGGAGCCGTTGCAATCTACAATGGCTACACCCAGCGCACCGACTATGTTTGCAAGTACAAATGTGAGGCCGGCTTCTACAACCCCAGCCTGGGCCCCTATTGCCGCTACCCCTACGGAAACAGAGAGTATTACGCCCCAGAGTTTGAGATCCTGGCCAACAAGGACAACTTTGAGTTCCTGGAGTGGAAGGACGGCTCCTACGGTTCCGTGGCCCAGCATTCAGTCGGGA TGCCAGGTGCTGGCATCTACGTTGGGAAGAACAAGTACGGCCTCGGGAAAGTTGTTCCTCAGTTCGAGGCCTTCTTTCTGCCTTGGGAAGGAGATGAGTATTGGTACAAGAAATACCAGGTCCTGGCCATCAACAGAGATGTCTACAGCCAGCAGATCACTGACGTCAAGTATGCCATCGATGAAGTCGCCATCTTCCAGTATCCTCCTGAGACCATGCGCATCTCCGGTGTCACCAACAACGACTGCCAGACGGTGGTGAAGACAGTCACCATCTCAAAGACCACAGAGGTGGAGACCACCTGGAACATCGGACGATCCACCATGTTGGGTGTCACTGGCAGTATCACAGCTAAAATCCCCTTCATTGGCTCCGGTGGCATTGAGCTAGGTGCGGAGAAGACGCTGCAGTTCTCCAGGGGAACCACGGTGGTGGAGTCGCTCAGCCACTCCGTGTCTGTGGAGCTCAGCATCCCGCCTAACCACTCCTGCAAAGTCCGTATGGAGGGACGCAAGTTCAAAGCCGACATCCCCTACACAGCCCGCCTCAGCCGCACCTACCGCAATGGAGAGACCCAGTGGACGTCCATCTCGGGGAAATATGACGGAGTCCAGATTGGAGAAGTCCGAGCTGTGGTGGATCGCTGTGAACCGGTAGCTGACGCCAAGCCGTGTCCTTAA
- the ptrh1 gene encoding peptidyl-tRNA hydrolase isoform X2: MRRLLTRVINRVLLSEYFTPLMGIEAEIHTQGRRKLVVGLGNPGMEGTRHSVGMAVLGALAARLGVADRWRGDKHVSGEVIVSEVQQTHVVLLRPRLLMNVNGVSVAKAAGKYGIRPEDILLVHDELDKPLGKIVIKHGGSARGHNGVRSCVDCLQTDVMPRLRVGIGRPTGKTPVERHVLGRFSSEEKKVLESVLVQSVDLLLSQLSQEDSQQDSQPPSSPAGGRQAAQQRKELERSSSPAENSAAAQC; encoded by the exons ATGCGACGACTTTTAACACGAGTCATAAACCGAGTTTTGCTGAGTGAGTACTTTACACCATTGATGGGAATTGAagcagaaatacacacacaaggcCGCCGAAAGCTA GTGGTGGGGCTGGGTAACCCAGGGATGGAAGGTACCAGACACAGCGTCGGCATGGCAGTGCTCGGCGCGCTCGCTGCCCGGCTCGGCGTCGCTGACCGCTGGCGTGGCGACAAGCATGTGTCCGGTGAGGTCATCGTGTCAGAGGTACAACAAACACATGTGGTGCTGCTCCGTCCCAGGCTGCTGATGAACGTCAACGGCGTGTCAGTGGCCAAagcag CTGGTAAATACGGCATCAGGCCGGAAGACATCCTGCTGGTCCACGATGAACTGGATAAACCTCTGGGGAAAATCGTCATTAAACACGGAGGAAGTGCCAG AGGTCATAATGGAGTCCGCTCCTGTGTAGACTGTCTTCAGACTGAT GTGATGCCCAGACTCCGGGTCGGCATCGGCCGGCCGACGGGGAAAACGCCGGTGGAGCGCCATGTTCTGGGCCGGTTCTCCTCAGAGGAGAAGAAGGTTTTGGAGTCTGTTCTGGTCCAGAGTGTGGACCTCCTCCTCTCCCAGCTGTCACAGGAAGACTCCCAACAGGACTCCCAGCCCCCCTCCTCACCAGCAGGGGGCAGACAAGCAGCACAGCAGAGGAAGGAGCTGGAGCGCTCATCCTCCCCAGCTGAGaactctgctgctgctcagtgCTGA
- the ptrh1 gene encoding peptidyl-tRNA hydrolase isoform X1, translating to MGRLIKDTVLSRFYRNLSLFFMKLLNFVTMRRLLTRVINRVLLSEYFTPLMGIEAEIHTQGRRKLVVGLGNPGMEGTRHSVGMAVLGALAARLGVADRWRGDKHVSGEVIVSEVQQTHVVLLRPRLLMNVNGVSVAKAAGKYGIRPEDILLVHDELDKPLGKIVIKHGGSARGHNGVRSCVDCLQTDVMPRLRVGIGRPTGKTPVERHVLGRFSSEEKKVLESVLVQSVDLLLSQLSQEDSQQDSQPPSSPAGGRQAAQQRKELERSSSPAENSAAAQC from the exons ATGGGCCGATTGATAAAGGACACCGTTTTAAGTAGATTTTATCGTAATTTGTCCCTCTTTTTTATGAAGCTGTTGAACTTTGTCACGATGCGACGACTTTTAACACGAGTCATAAACCGAGTTTTGCTGAGTGAGTACTTTACACCATTGATGGGAATTGAagcagaaatacacacacaaggcCGCCGAAAGCTA GTGGTGGGGCTGGGTAACCCAGGGATGGAAGGTACCAGACACAGCGTCGGCATGGCAGTGCTCGGCGCGCTCGCTGCCCGGCTCGGCGTCGCTGACCGCTGGCGTGGCGACAAGCATGTGTCCGGTGAGGTCATCGTGTCAGAGGTACAACAAACACATGTGGTGCTGCTCCGTCCCAGGCTGCTGATGAACGTCAACGGCGTGTCAGTGGCCAAagcag CTGGTAAATACGGCATCAGGCCGGAAGACATCCTGCTGGTCCACGATGAACTGGATAAACCTCTGGGGAAAATCGTCATTAAACACGGAGGAAGTGCCAG AGGTCATAATGGAGTCCGCTCCTGTGTAGACTGTCTTCAGACTGAT GTGATGCCCAGACTCCGGGTCGGCATCGGCCGGCCGACGGGGAAAACGCCGGTGGAGCGCCATGTTCTGGGCCGGTTCTCCTCAGAGGAGAAGAAGGTTTTGGAGTCTGTTCTGGTCCAGAGTGTGGACCTCCTCCTCTCCCAGCTGTCACAGGAAGACTCCCAACAGGACTCCCAGCCCCCCTCCTCACCAGCAGGGGGCAGACAAGCAGCACAGCAGAGGAAGGAGCTGGAGCGCTCATCCTCCCCAGCTGAGaactctgctgctgctcagtgCTGA